The genome window TCTACGGCCCCGCCGTCGGCGCGTTCGTGATGGTCGCCGTCCAGGAGATGTTCCGGTCCGGTTTCTTCGGCCTCTTCAAGTGGCTGGGCGACGCCTCCGGGTCCGAGGGGCTGGTGCAGGTCGCCAAGGTGCTGACACAGGCGCACGTCCTCGGGTTCGGGATCCTGGTGGTCGTGGTGATCCTCGTCCTTCCCAACGGGATCGTCGGGGACTGGCCGAAGATCCGCAGGCGGGTGTTCCGGCTCGGCACCGGGACCGGGAGCTGAAGGGGAAAGGGATGGCGTACTTCCAGGTCGACAGGCTGGTGAAATATTTCGGGGGGCTGGCCGCGGTCAACGGGGTGTCCTTCGAGGTGGCGCAGGGGGAGATCTTCGGGCTCATCGGACCCAACGGCTCCGGGAAGACGACGACCTTCAACATGATCAGCGGATACCACCGGCCCACCTCCGGGAGGGTGCTCTTCGAGGGGAGGGAGATCCACCGGCTGCCGACGCACAAGATCTGCCACCTGGGCATCGGAAGGACCTTCCAGGTCGTCAAGCCCCTGGGGCGGATGACCGTCCTGGACAACGTGATCGCCGCCGCGTACTCCCGGGTGGGGACGCATCACAAGGCGATGGAAGAGGCGTTGAAGACGATCGACTTCTGCGGCCTCACGCCGGTCAAGGACGTTCTGGCGAAGGCGCTGCCGATCGCCGGGCGCAAGCGGCTGGAGATCACCCGCGCGATGGCGACGAAACCGAAGCTGCTGCTGCTCGACGAGACGGCGGCGGGGCTAAACCCCTCCGAGCTCGTGGAGGCGATCGACCTGATCCGGAAGATCCGGGCGAGCGGCACCACCATCGTCATCATCGAGCACATCATGCACGTGATCATGACGATCTCCGACCGGATCCACGCGATCAACTTCGGCCAGACGATCGCCGAGGGGACGCCGAAGGAGGTCGCGGCGAACCAGGCGGTGATCGAGGCGTACCTGGGGACCGACTATGCTTAAGGTGTCCGGAATCGACGTCTTCTACGGCGACCTCCAGGTCCTCTGGGACGTCTCCTTCGAGGTGCGCGACAAGGAGATCCTCGTCCTGGTCGGAGCCAACGGCGCGGGGAAATCGACCACCTTGAAGTCGATCTCCGGCCTCCTCAAGCCCCGGAAGGGGACCATCGAATTCGACGGCGTCCGCCTCGACCAGCTTCCGCCGGACCGGGTGATCGGCCAGGGGGTGGTCCACGTCCCGGAGGCCCGGCGGCTGTTCCGCGAGATGTCGGTGGAGGAAAACCTCATCATGGGCTCCCTCTCCCCGGAGGCCCGGAAGAAGCGGGCGCAGACGATGGAGTGGGTCTACGAGCTTTTCCCGCGGATGAAGGAACGCCGCAAGCAGGCCGCGGGGACGATGAGCGGCGGGGAGCAGCAGATGTGCGCCATCGGCCGCGGGCTGATGGCCCTGCCGAAAGTCCTGATGTTCGACGAGCCGTCGCTGGGCCTCTCCCCGATCCTCGTGCAGGAGGTCTTCCAGATCGCGAAACGGATCAACGGGGAAGGGGTCACGGTCATGCTGGTGGAGCAGAACGTCCGCCAGACGCTGGCGATGTGCGACCGGGCCTACGTGCTGGAGAACGGCCGGGTCGTCCTGCAGGGAACGGGGAAGGAGCTGCTGGCCGACCCGCACGTGAAAGAGGCATATCTCGGGATCTGACGCGCCCGTACCGTAACTCCGCCGGCATTCGACCGCCGCTGCATCCGCTCCCGCGGCCCCTACCGGAATTTCGCTCCCCCCTTTTTATTCCGCCCAGTGCCGATTTGTTCTAAGCTGTTCTCCGGAATCTAGGGAGGAGGACGGCGATGCGCATCGAATGTCTTTCCGCGGATCTACGCAAGGTCAAGGCGGACATGGTCGTTGCGACCCTGTTCGAGGGGGAGAAGCGTCCCTCGGGGGTCGCCGCTGCGCTCGACGCCTCCGTCGGCGGGGCCGTCTCGGCCGCGGTCGCGGCGGGAGATTTCACCGGGAAGGCGGGGGAGACGTTCTTCCTCCGGCCCGCGAAGGGCGTCGCCTCGACGCGCGTCCTGGTGGTCGGCCTCGGGAAGCGCGACCGGTTCACTCCGGACTCGGCGCGGCAGGCCATGCTGCCGGTCGTCCGGACCGCGGTGAAACTCAAGCTCTCCACCGTGGCCTCCGTCGTCCCCTGCGCGGGGGAGAGGGGAGTCCCCGCGGCCGCGCGGTTCGCCGCCCTCGGAGCCGCGCTGTCGTCCTTCGAATTCGACCGGTACCGGTCCGAAAAGGACCACCGGATCGCCCGTTTCCTCTTCGTCTGCGCGGAAGGGAAATCGTTCCCGGAAACCCGTGCGGCGGTTTCGCGGGGCGCCCGCCTGGGGGAGGCGATCAACTGGGGGCGTAATCTGGTCGCGACACCCCCGGGGGAGCTCAAGCCCGCCGACCTCGCCCGTGCCGCGAAGGGCGTCGGGAAGGGGATTTCCCGTTCCGCGGCGGCGAAGATCCGGGTCCGCGTCCTCGGGGTTCGGGAACTTGCGGCGATCCGCGCCGGGGGGATCCTCGCGGTCGGGAAAGGGAGCCAGGCGCCTCCCCGCCTCATCGTGGCCGAATACCGCGGCGGGCGCCCGGGCGGGCGGTGGACGGCCCTGATCGGGAAGGGCGTGACGTTCGACACCGGGGGCATCTCCCTCAAGAAGTGGGAGGGGATGGAGAAGATGAAGTACGACATGGCCGGCGGCGCCGGGATGCTGGCCACGATCCGGGCGCTGGCCGCGCTCGGGGTTCCCCGGAACGTGGTCGCCGTGGTCCCCGCCGTGGAAAACATGCCGTCCGGGACCGCGTACCGGCCGGGGGACGTGCTTCGAACCATGTCCGGAAAGACGGTCGAGGTGCTCTCCACGGACGCCGAAGGCCGGCTGATCCTGGCGGACGCGATGACGTACGCGGTGCGGAGGTACAAGCCGGAGTCGATGATCGACGCCGCGACCCTGACCGGCGCGTGTCTCGTCGCGCTGGGGAGCGTGAACATGGGGATGATGGGGAACGACGGGAAACTCCTGGCATCGATGCGGTCGGCCTCGTCCCGCTCCGGGGAGAAGGCGTGGGAACTGCCGCTGCACGAGGAGTACCGGGAACAGATCAAGAGCGAGATCTCGGACCTGAAGAACATCGGGGGACCGGAGGCGGGGACGATCACGGCGGGATGGTTCCTGCGGGAGTTCGCGGGCGATACGCCGTGGGTGCACTTCGACATCGCCGGAACGGCGTGGATCGACAAGGAGAAGCGGGGGTACGCCCCCGGTCCCTCGGGCGCGCCGGTGCGACTCCTCGTCGAATTCCTGTCGCCCTCCCGGGGCTGAGACGGAGAGTCCGCATGCCAGGGAAGCCGACACTCGATCCGGAAAACCGTACGTACGTGAGTTGCCCCCGCTGCTCCGTGCAGATCCCGGCCGACCTCCCGGTATGCCCCTTCTGCCGGCAGCCCGTGGCGGCGCCGCCGCCCGCGGCCCCCAAGGACATCCGCGAGCTCCTCGTGGTGCCGGATCGGTTCCCCGCGGCGAAGAAATATCTCCGGGAGCACGGGAAGTGGGTGAAGATCGCGGCGCCGGCCGTCGCGGCGGTCGCGGTGCTCTGGGTCGTCTTCCTACTCGTCACGCGGCTGACCGTGACGATCCCGGCGGACGCGACGTTCCCGATCGAGGTGGCGCGCGAGAAGAACGGAGGGGTCGTCCTGCTGAAGGGGAAGCTTACGAACCGGGGCGAGGACGTTCCGGACCTGTCCCTCCGCTCCATCGGCATCACCGCGGAATTCCGGATGGGCGACGGGAGGGTGGAACGGAAACGGGTGTTCCCGAAATCCCCGTTCCGGGGGGAGGGAGCGCTTTTCCGGGGAGAGTCGGGCGACTTCGAGCTCGAGGTCCCGAAAGAGGCGAAGGAAGTCATCCTCCGCGCGGAGGTCGTGAACCTGGGGGAGGACCGCCAGTTCGTCCCCGCGGGACAAAGGTCCTCCCGCCCCCCCGCG of Deltaproteobacteria bacterium contains these proteins:
- a CDS encoding ABC transporter ATP-binding protein, whose product is MAYFQVDRLVKYFGGLAAVNGVSFEVAQGEIFGLIGPNGSGKTTTFNMISGYHRPTSGRVLFEGREIHRLPTHKICHLGIGRTFQVVKPLGRMTVLDNVIAAAYSRVGTHHKAMEEALKTIDFCGLTPVKDVLAKALPIAGRKRLEITRAMATKPKLLLLDETAAGLNPSELVEAIDLIRKIRASGTTIVIIEHIMHVIMTISDRIHAINFGQTIAEGTPKEVAANQAVIEAYLGTDYA
- a CDS encoding ABC transporter ATP-binding protein, which gives rise to MLKVSGIDVFYGDLQVLWDVSFEVRDKEILVLVGANGAGKSTTLKSISGLLKPRKGTIEFDGVRLDQLPPDRVIGQGVVHVPEARRLFREMSVEENLIMGSLSPEARKKRAQTMEWVYELFPRMKERRKQAAGTMSGGEQQMCAIGRGLMALPKVLMFDEPSLGLSPILVQEVFQIAKRINGEGVTVMLVEQNVRQTLAMCDRAYVLENGRVVLQGTGKELLADPHVKEAYLGI
- a CDS encoding leucyl aminopeptidase codes for the protein MRIECLSADLRKVKADMVVATLFEGEKRPSGVAAALDASVGGAVSAAVAAGDFTGKAGETFFLRPAKGVASTRVLVVGLGKRDRFTPDSARQAMLPVVRTAVKLKLSTVASVVPCAGERGVPAAARFAALGAALSSFEFDRYRSEKDHRIARFLFVCAEGKSFPETRAAVSRGARLGEAINWGRNLVATPPGELKPADLARAAKGVGKGISRSAAAKIRVRVLGVRELAAIRAGGILAVGKGSQAPPRLIVAEYRGGRPGGRWTALIGKGVTFDTGGISLKKWEGMEKMKYDMAGGAGMLATIRALAALGVPRNVVAVVPAVENMPSGTAYRPGDVLRTMSGKTVEVLSTDAEGRLILADAMTYAVRRYKPESMIDAATLTGACLVALGSVNMGMMGNDGKLLASMRSASSRSGEKAWELPLHEEYREQIKSEISDLKNIGGPEAGTITAGWFLREFAGDTPWVHFDIAGTAWIDKEKRGYAPGPSGAPVRLLVEFLSPSRG
- a CDS encoding RING-HC finger protein, with the protein product MPGKPTLDPENRTYVSCPRCSVQIPADLPVCPFCRQPVAAPPPAAPKDIRELLVVPDRFPAAKKYLREHGKWVKIAAPAVAAVAVLWVVFLLVTRLTVTIPADATFPIEVAREKNGGVVLLKGKLTNRGEDVPDLSLRSIGITAEFRMGDGRVERKRVFPKSPFRGEGALFRGESGDFELEVPKEAKEVILRAEVVNLGEDRQFVPAGQRSSRPPAKSRR